Part of the Plasmodium knowlesi strain H genome assembly, chromosome: 11 genome is shown below.
CAAAAAAAGAGTGTAAAAACAAATGCGCAAATTAGTGGATGTATATGAATACACATGTGAATATTTCCCTTTAACATAGTTATGGCACCATGCAATTTTACTGTTGCCCACAAATCCTTAAGCTCctttcgtccattttttttattttttcttcgcaaAAGACATTCGCTATTATTctttaaattataaaaatgccaACAGGTGTACAACAAGAGGTACGGATTTATCAAGAACAATGCACAAAGACCTGAAACAGGCACCTTCAGAAATGTAAAGCTGTACAACAGTTACAACGCGAAAGAGTTGAAAAAGCACTgtgaagtaagaaaaaatatatgtatatattatgtacatattatacatatatatatatatatatatatatatatatatatatatatattatatacttttttttttttttcgctctcTGGGCGCGCCCCCACCGTTACAGACATCGAGAGTGGTGTGCACCGGACTTGGCGTCGTAAATGGGGTTGGAATTGGGCTAGAGAAATTTTGGGAGAATCTCATCTCCGGGTATAGCTCGATTGACAAAATTACCAAATTTGACGTAACAGGAATGAACTGCGGCATAGGTAGCGAAAttgataagaaaaatttcaacCCCTCCGATTATTacacaaacaaaaaagatgCTAATCGGTACGATGATTACACGCACTATGCTGTAGCTGGAACAAGGTTGGCCGTAGATGACGCAAAAATTGATTTACAGAAAATTGACCCGAACAAAGTAGGGACGATCATCGGAAGTGGAATCGGTGGTTTGCTTTTtctggaaaaggaaatgaaaacattTTACGAAAAGGGGCATAAGAGAGTAAGTCCTTATTTAATTCCAGCAATGATAGCCAACACATCAGCAGGGTTGGTATCCATCGAACATAATTTAAGAGGAATTTCACTTGGCATGCTAAGTGCGTGTGCAACCTCTGGCAACACAATAGGGGAAGCCTATCGATATATTAAGTATAAAGAATACGATGTGATGATATGTGGAGGCACTGAGGCAAGCATTACTCCTATAAGTTTTGCCGGATTTAATGCATTAAGAGCGTTATGTAGTGGTTATAATGACAACCCCAAAAAAGGGTGTAGACCGTTTGACTTCAAAAGAAGCGGTTTTGTCATGGGTGAAGGGGCCGGGATTTTAATTCTAGAGTCGTATGAGCATGCACTCAGGAGGAATGCCAAAATATATGGAGAAATTTTAGCATATTCTTCCGAAAGCGATGCGTTCCATATCACATCCCCAGAGCCAAATGGACGGGGACTCTGTAATTCAATCAACAAAGCTATAAAGAATGCAAATATAAACATATCTGATGTTAAGTACGTGAATGCACATGGAACTTCTACCCACTTGAATGACAAAATTGAAACGAAGGTATTAAAAACTGTGTTTAAAGACCACGCGTATAAGTTGCATATATCTTCTACTAAAAGTATGACTGGTCATTGCATAGGAGCCGCAGGTGCAATTGAATCCATCGTATGTTTGAAAACAATGCAAACAAATATTATTCCTCCTACCATTAATTACGAAAACAAGGATGCTGAGTGTGACTTAAATTATACACCGAATAAGAGTTTACACTCGAAGGAAAATATTGACATTTCGTTAAATACCAATTTAGGATTTGGTGGACACAACACTGCTCTGTTGTTTgggaaaattacaaaatgagATAATCCATGTAGTAACAATATAATGCTCTTAcgaggtgtttttttttttttttttaacatacaTCAGTATGTGTGCGGagagttttttcctcctaatGTGGCACTTGCCTTGGGAGCTACCTTACTTCGCTATCATCAACGGGAATTCACATCTGCGTTTTTAGCAACGTTCCTTCTTAGTCACCCCACACCTATTTACatcatgtatgtatgcgcgTCAAATGTAACATTAGTTTCAAACTTGTtgtaaagtttttttttaaaaaataacgcTCGTGATTATGcctcctttatttatttattattattttttttttttttggtaatgcATTTATAATATAATTTGCCCATCAGTTGTGACGTAACCATTTTATGCAGGAGAATCGTATCTGGGGagtcccttttcttttcttttcttttcttttcgttttttttttttttttttttttattttattttacagcATAACAGGGAATGGAGGCACTGTCATATGAAGcaacaccaaaaaaaaaaaaaaaaaaaaaaaaaaaaaaaaaaaatgtaaaaggagTTCACACCTAACGAGACTGTTACATAGTGGGGGATAGTTCCCATGTATTTGTGAGGcaaattttttgtgtgaTTCGTTCtcttttatataaatatgcatattttttttttctcttccccttgtTGAccttataaaaaattagctGAGGGGAATTTTCagtcaaatgaaaaaatttttaattgccCCCAAGGGAGAGGATAGTTCCCGCGTCGGCAACGGCAGTTCCGACAATAGTCAAAGAAGTGGaagtcccttttttttttgtaggtgAATTTGCTATACTATCATTTTTTCATGCGGCACGAAATGTTCTATCTTCACGTTGTTGTGAAGTTAGctatatgtttttttattccctgaGAAGGTACATATAGTGGTGCTTCCAAGGGgagatacattttttttttttctgttgcatgaattgggggggggagatatttttccattcttgCAACCTTTCATACCTATTTGGTGACACACCCAATTGTGAATGTCCAGGGCGGGGGAGAGAAGGTCACACATTTGTAGAACACACATTATGTGAAGGGGGGTAGGCGCCAAAAATATGTATCACTCACACGTTATGCGAATATTCCTCTCACTGCACGGTTAGTAGGAATAGTAGCAAAAGGCGTGAGGAGCGCACCGAAGAGAATCGCATGTCTATACCCTACCCCGCCTGCGAACGTACGACAACCGCGAAACACAcgcggaagaaaaaatgaaaaaaataaaactaaaCATCACGCGGGAAGAGGACAACTTGCAGACTAACATATACTATGtgtgcgaaaaaaatatattaatttcaCAGCTCAATCTAACCATCAactatgaagaaaataatatggACGAAGAGGAAATTGTTGAGCACAGTAATGAAACAGTCAACAACCATACAAAGAATAgaacgacaaaaaaaaacaaatggttTAACATAAAGATATCTTATAGCGATGAACTAAATAATCTATACCTAAACAATGTGATAAATAACTTATACGATTATATTTTTGAATGTAAAGGGAATAATTTTAacatacataaaaatgaCCACTGGCAGATCTTTataaatatttacatatatgagTACACACCATTTATATATGACCATATCTGCAATGTGATAAATGTGCACCTGTCTCTTTTGCtaattcctttttgcttCTACGACTTTGATGAGAAATGGTACAGATGTGTTCAGAATTATGAGGAATTGGGGCGGCTACTATCAGCGGGGAGCTCCCTCTATGACCCTGCGGAGAAGCGAGCAGAAGACTCGACGGATATCGTAATCCTAGGTGGAAacgaacaaaacaaaaagataATAATAAACCAACTGGAAAATAACAATTTTGATTTgtttgttgaaaaaaaaaaaggggaaaccgCAGAAGGCTTGTTCAAAAGAGTACTCATAAAATACATCCCAATTTTGCGAACAGTAAATGTGGATGATCAAATTGTGTACGTAATAAAATTTGTGGAATATGAAGACTTTTTCTTACGAACACAAAAAATAGATGataatatttataataatatttttgatAAACATTCCTTTTGTAACTTTACAAAAAAGACATCGTTTGATAGACTGCCCTGTGAAAATGAGGCAGACAAATTTAATCCACACGAAAATTATTACATACTCTTTAATGCGAATACTGCAACTGTTGACGAAAGTAGCATTTTGGAAAACTCAAGGGAAACCATCCAGTTTTATTACGATTTCATCGTCAATTACTGCACAAGTTATTTCGCTGCACATTTTGTGAAGTAAGAAACGGTAGGCCTCATAATTTTCACGGGAGGTACGAGAAATGACGTAATAATTTCATCAAAATTTGTGTTGATTTCTTGGCTTGCTAGATCCTCACTTATTTGAGAGCATTTTTTCTGAGAAGCTCCACAGTACCTGCACGGGGCGTGCATGATGAAGGCGTCACAAAGTACATACAATGTAATAAAGGCATTGTCCACGCATAGGCGTGTATTTATGGATGGCAAAGGTGAACATTCGCCTTTGCATTTTAGATAGGATTTTTTCTGGGGGTCCTCCAACAGTCCCTAATCATCACGTttatgtttttaatttttccaacaaTTTTTGCGTCATCGACGATTTAACAAATTAACTGCTTTCGTGGCAACCAAATATGAGCCTAAATTGCGAACGCAATTTGGGGGAGTACCTCGGACTTGTGCAGGTCCAACGCATAGCTCCTGACATAGTCCACTTTGCAGTCGGAGTAGTACGAACCCTTGGCTAGCTTCTCTCGATCTAGAAGACAAACATATCTGCGGGCGTGGACGGgtaaagggggaggaaaaaaaataaaataaaataaaataaatttacacagatgcatgcatatatatgcaggTGAATCCCCTCTACAGCATATGCCATAAGCGTATCCCCACCtctggggaaaaaagaaaaaacgcttGCACAAGGGTTTCCCTCTACGTGCAACGCAAACTTACAGAATGGTCTGGGCGCCTTGGAGGGGGGATTTAGAGAAAATCAAATTCTTGGCCAATGCCCTGAACCAGGATTCTTCGTTCCGGAAGAGTTCAGTGCGCACTAGTCCGGGGTTAATGGATACGGTACACGCCTtggttttttctttctcaaaTCTGGAGATCAAGTTATGTAGGAAAAATGGGGATACACaggaatataaatatatacatatatatacacacatgtgtttACGTATGTGGGGACACGATTGGTCCGTTTCTGTTACATCACAAAAATGGCACAGCGCACAAGtgcctcctcctccttcttacCTCCTCTGCAACTGCTGTGTGTAGTAAAGCATGCAGAGCTTGGAAAAGTTGTACTCCCGTCGGTATAGCAA
Proteins encoded:
- a CDS encoding 3-oxoacyl-(acyl-carrier-protein) synthase, putative — protein: MRIYAKALLFQFFILQVYNKRYGFIKNNAQRPETGTFRNVKLYNSYNAKELKKHCETSRVVCTGLGVVNGVGIGLEKFWENLISGYSSIDKITKFDVTGMNCGIGSEIDKKNFNPSDYYTNKKDANRYDDYTHYAVAGTRLAVDDAKIDLQKIDPNKVGTIIGSGIGGLLFLEKEMKTFYEKGHKRVSPYLIPAMIANTSAGLVSIEHNLRGISLGMLSACATSGNTIGEAYRYIKYKEYDVMICGGTEASITPISFAGFNALRALCSGYNDNPKKGCRPFDFKRSGFVMGEGAGILILESYEHALRRNAKIYGEILAYSSESDAFHITSPEPNGRGLCNSINKAIKNANINISDVKYVNAHGTSTHLNDKIETKVLKTVFKDHAYKLHISSTKSMTGHCIGAAGAIESIVCLKTMQTNIIPPTINYENKDAECDLNYTPNKSLHSKENIDISLNTNLGFGGHNTALLFGKITK